One window of Brevibacillus choshinensis genomic DNA carries:
- the pcrA gene encoding DNA helicase PcrA, translating to MSSVDRITSGLNPEQREAVLTTEGPVLILAGAGSGKTKVLTQRIAYLISVKQVAPWSILAITFTNKAAREMQNRVANIIGGAAAQDAWLSTFHSLCVRILRRDIDRLGISRSFSILDAGDQLSVVKQCLKDLNIDPKQYEPRSVLAAISSAKNELTDPVTFARLAGDPFSQVAAKVYEAYQKKLKNNQSLDFDDLIMTTVRLFKEVPEVLEFYQKKFRYIHVDEYQDTNRAQYLLISMLADKSRNVCCVGDADQSIYKWRGADISIILNFEKDYPEAKMIKLEQNYRSTKTILQAANQVIANNKLRKEKKLWTENVGGEKISCFQGDSEHDEAYFIVDSIRRQMAQYKRYDKFAVLYRTNAQSRVVEEVFIKSNIPYTIVGGTKFYDRKEIKDILAYLRLISNPDDDISLTRIINVPKRNIGDTTVDKLQAYANANGGQSLFNAIQETGYMGLPARTTNAILSFNDLITSLIQMTDYLSVTELVEEVLKRSGYRESLKEDKTLEAQARLENIEEFLSVTQEFERKNEDKSLLAFLTDLALVADIDSLGENGAQEEVSAEGQVVLMTLHSAKGLEFPVVYLVGLEEGVFPHSRSLFDETEMEEERRLAYVGITRAEERLFMTCARMRTLFGRTNVNAPSRFLQEIPADLLDGSPVAERAYGGGGGGGFGQREAARSPFGGGGYQAGATRVGMAGRTAAASGSPFSRPAAAQAGDKLPGHGAAAGLDWKVGDKVKHGKWGTGTVVKVKGTGDDMELDIAFPSPTGIKKLLAKFAPIERG from the coding sequence ATGTCTTCTGTAGATCGTATTACATCAGGCTTAAATCCGGAGCAGCGGGAAGCTGTTCTAACCACAGAAGGGCCCGTATTGATTCTGGCCGGGGCGGGCAGTGGCAAGACCAAGGTGCTCACCCAGCGCATCGCTTATCTCATCAGTGTGAAGCAAGTAGCGCCTTGGAGTATTTTGGCGATTACGTTTACGAATAAAGCTGCGCGAGAGATGCAAAATCGCGTGGCCAACATCATCGGTGGAGCGGCGGCACAGGATGCCTGGCTATCGACCTTCCACTCTTTGTGTGTACGTATTTTGCGTCGTGATATTGACCGTCTGGGAATCAGCCGCAGCTTTTCCATTCTAGATGCGGGAGACCAGCTGTCAGTAGTAAAACAATGTCTGAAGGATTTGAATATCGATCCAAAGCAATATGAGCCCCGGTCTGTCTTGGCAGCGATCAGCTCTGCGAAAAACGAACTGACGGACCCTGTGACCTTTGCCCGGTTGGCAGGAGATCCATTCTCTCAGGTAGCAGCCAAGGTGTACGAGGCCTATCAGAAAAAGCTGAAAAACAATCAGTCGCTGGACTTTGACGATCTGATCATGACGACGGTTCGTCTGTTTAAAGAAGTGCCAGAGGTGCTGGAGTTCTACCAGAAAAAATTCCGCTACATCCACGTCGACGAGTATCAGGATACCAACCGTGCCCAGTACCTGTTGATCTCCATGCTGGCAGACAAGTCTCGCAACGTTTGCTGCGTGGGGGATGCCGATCAGAGCATTTACAAATGGCGCGGTGCAGATATTTCCATCATTTTAAACTTTGAAAAAGACTATCCCGAAGCGAAAATGATTAAACTGGAGCAAAACTACCGTTCCACAAAAACGATCTTGCAAGCAGCCAACCAGGTAATCGCCAATAACAAGCTGCGCAAGGAAAAGAAGCTGTGGACGGAAAATGTGGGCGGCGAGAAAATCAGCTGCTTCCAGGGAGATTCGGAGCACGACGAGGCGTACTTTATCGTCGATTCGATCCGCAGACAGATGGCCCAATACAAACGCTATGACAAGTTCGCAGTGCTGTATCGGACCAACGCCCAGTCCCGTGTGGTGGAGGAAGTGTTCATCAAGTCGAACATCCCGTACACGATCGTGGGCGGTACCAAGTTCTACGACAGAAAAGAGATCAAGGACATTCTCGCTTACTTGCGCTTGATTTCCAACCCAGACGATGACATCAGCTTGACGCGCATCATCAATGTCCCTAAGCGAAACATCGGGGACACGACAGTAGACAAGCTGCAGGCGTACGCCAATGCAAACGGGGGGCAGTCGCTCTTCAACGCCATTCAGGAGACCGGGTATATGGGACTGCCAGCGCGTACGACCAATGCGATCTTATCCTTTAACGATCTCATTACGAGCTTGATCCAGATGACGGACTACTTGAGCGTCACCGAACTGGTGGAGGAAGTACTCAAGCGCTCGGGTTATCGGGAGTCATTAAAAGAAGATAAAACCTTGGAAGCACAGGCTCGCCTGGAGAACATCGAAGAGTTTCTTTCCGTTACTCAAGAGTTTGAACGCAAAAACGAGGACAAGAGCTTGCTCGCGTTTTTGACCGATCTGGCATTGGTGGCGGACATCGATTCGTTGGGCGAGAATGGAGCGCAGGAGGAAGTTTCCGCAGAAGGTCAGGTTGTATTGATGACCTTGCACAGCGCCAAAGGTCTGGAGTTCCCAGTCGTCTATCTCGTTGGCTTGGAGGAAGGGGTCTTTCCTCACAGCCGCTCGCTCTTTGACGAGACCGAGATGGAAGAAGAACGTCGTCTTGCGTATGTGGGGATCACTCGTGCGGAAGAACGCCTGTTTATGACCTGCGCGCGGATGCGTACTCTATTTGGGCGGACAAACGTCAATGCGCCTTCCCGATTCTTACAGGAAATACCGGCTGACTTGCTCGACGGCAGCCCTGTTGCGGAACGAGCCTATGGTGGAGGCGGTGGCGGAGGATTCGGCCAGCGTGAAGCGGCACGTTCTCCATTTGGTGGCGGAGGCTATCAAGCAGGTGCTACTCGTGTGGGCATGGCGGGGCGTACGGCAGCGGCATCCGGATCGCCATTCTCTCGCCCAGCAGCAGCACAGGCAGGAGACAAACTGCCAGGCCACGGCGCAGCAGCAGGATTGGATTGGAAAGTGGGAGACAAAGTAAAGCATGGCAAGTGGGGCACAGGTACGGTCGTCAAAGTAAAAGGAACCGGTGACGACATGGAACTGGACATTGCTTTCCCGAGCCCAACCGGAATTAAAAAGCTGTTGGCAAAATTTGCTCCGATTGAACGGGGATAA
- a CDS encoding VanW family protein has translation MKPITRSRWRIAAGVCYYRWKRKAQWIFGQKKYARSRNAELLPHIHFRHQTILLRQLQDVEMWMQHNKVTNLRLAVRCLNGLTIRPGETFSYWRTIGKPTRKKGYLDGMLLSHGRVTAGVGGGLCQLSNLLYWMTLHTPLTVTERHRHSYDVFPDSRRTQPFGSGATCFYNYLDLQIANLTSHLYQLHAYVTDTHLVGEWRADMPPTRKYEMVEKEHAVQPFLWGGYERSNQLYRNVYSLEGEWLHEEWVTENRAMMMYEPLLPEARSRANGQNLRG, from the coding sequence ATGAAGCCAATCACTCGCAGCAGATGGAGAATCGCTGCTGGCGTTTGCTACTATAGGTGGAAGAGGAAAGCACAATGGATCTTTGGACAAAAGAAGTATGCGCGTAGTAGAAACGCTGAGCTTCTGCCCCATATTCACTTTCGCCATCAGACGATCCTGCTGCGCCAATTGCAAGACGTGGAAATGTGGATGCAGCACAATAAGGTGACCAATCTTCGACTCGCCGTGCGCTGTCTGAACGGTCTCACGATTCGGCCTGGGGAGACTTTTTCCTATTGGCGTACGATTGGGAAGCCTACACGAAAAAAAGGCTATCTCGACGGGATGCTGCTTTCGCACGGCCGAGTGACTGCGGGGGTTGGCGGCGGGCTGTGTCAGTTGTCCAATCTGCTGTATTGGATGACCTTGCACACGCCATTGACGGTAACCGAACGTCATCGGCACAGCTACGACGTTTTTCCCGATTCGAGACGCACGCAGCCATTCGGGAGCGGTGCCACCTGCTTTTACAACTACCTCGATTTGCAGATCGCAAATCTGACCAGCCATCTCTACCAGCTTCATGCGTACGTGACCGATACTCATTTGGTTGGAGAATGGCGGGCGGACATGCCACCGACACGAAAATATGAGATGGTAGAAAAAGAACACGCTGTGCAGCCGTTCTTGTGGGGAGGCTACGAGCGGTCCAATCAGTTGTACCGCAACGTGTATTCGTTAGAAGGAGAGTGGCTGCACGAGGAATGGGTGACGGAAAATCGAGCGATGATGATGTATGAGCCCCTGTTGCCAGAAGCGCGGTCCAGAGCGAACGGACAAAATTTGAGAGGATGA
- a CDS encoding glycerophosphodiester phosphodiesterase produces the protein MSKTLLAATLLTGLMQPLAVSAAPSEKADRVDTIAHRGASGYAPENTMAAFRKAVKMKADYIEIDVQVTKDGHLVVIHDNTVDRTTDGTGKVGSLTLDEIRKLDAGSFFGPDFEGERIPTFEEVLDEFRGKTGILIELKSPELYPGVEKQVASALSERNMDKPKSEKIIVQSFNFDSMKTFHQLLPDVPVGVLTSNKDHLTDENLAAFAAYADYVNPTQKLVTEELVNRIHDLGMQISVWTVRKPEEVKPLLEAGVDDIITDYPDYVPRNK, from the coding sequence ATGAGCAAAACGTTACTGGCGGCCACTCTTTTGACAGGGCTGATGCAACCGCTCGCAGTCTCTGCCGCACCGAGCGAAAAGGCAGACCGAGTGGACACGATCGCCCACCGAGGAGCATCGGGGTACGCTCCTGAAAACACCATGGCCGCTTTCCGCAAAGCCGTGAAGATGAAAGCCGACTACATCGAGATCGATGTACAGGTAACCAAGGATGGCCACCTCGTCGTGATTCATGACAACACGGTTGATCGTACAACGGACGGAACCGGAAAAGTGGGAAGCCTTACTCTGGATGAAATTCGCAAATTGGATGCAGGCAGTTTCTTCGGGCCGGATTTTGAAGGGGAACGCATTCCTACCTTTGAAGAAGTACTCGATGAATTCCGGGGAAAAACAGGCATCCTCATCGAATTGAAGTCACCTGAGCTTTATCCGGGTGTTGAAAAACAAGTGGCTTCAGCCCTGTCTGAACGGAACATGGACAAGCCTAAAAGTGAAAAAATCATCGTACAATCCTTCAACTTTGACTCCATGAAGACATTCCATCAGCTGTTGCCGGATGTTCCGGTTGGTGTGCTGACTAGCAATAAGGACCATCTGACAGACGAGAACTTGGCGGCATTTGCTGCCTATGCGGATTATGTGAATCCTACACAGAAACTGGTTACAGAAGAACTGGTCAATCGCATCCACGACCTCGGCATGCAAATATCGGTTTGGACCGTACGCAAACCGGAAGAGGTAAAACCATTGCTGGAGGCTGGCGTTGACGACATCATCACAGATTATCCCGATTATGTACCTCGCAACAAGTAA
- the mglC gene encoding galactose/methyl galactoside ABC transporter permease MglC, which produces MSSTTQKQIQGFVTQNAIYIVLVVLIIGIALYDTHFLSITTLRDILLQSSTRAIIALGAAFVLITGGTDLSAGRVVGLTAVISASMLQAQDYPRRFFPDLPDLPLLVPILIAIAAGVLVGLINGIIVSRFSVPPFIATLGTMVIVYGVNSIYFDMEPNQSQPIGGLRQDFGHLGTGFIGPSGPYSVPYIVIIAIAVAFLVWVVFNKTRLGKNMYAIGGNIQAATVSGINVAWNLMIIYAIAGGLYGLGGVLESARTGGATNNYGNMYELDAIAACVVGGVSTSGGIGTVPGVLAGVLIFGVINYGLTFIGVNPYWQLIIKGLIIVAAVAFDIRKYLAKK; this is translated from the coding sequence ATGAGCAGTACTACTCAAAAGCAAATACAAGGCTTCGTGACGCAAAATGCCATCTATATCGTCCTGGTCGTTCTCATCATCGGCATTGCCCTCTACGATACCCATTTTCTCTCGATCACGACCTTGCGGGATATTTTGCTGCAGTCCTCGACGCGGGCGATCATTGCGTTGGGTGCCGCATTCGTATTGATTACAGGAGGAACGGACCTTTCGGCAGGGCGTGTCGTTGGCTTGACTGCCGTCATCTCGGCATCTATGCTGCAAGCACAAGATTATCCGCGCAGGTTTTTCCCGGATTTGCCCGATCTTCCGCTGCTGGTACCGATCCTGATCGCTATCGCAGCAGGGGTGCTCGTGGGACTCATCAACGGCATTATCGTGTCCCGTTTCAGCGTCCCTCCGTTTATCGCAACGTTGGGGACAATGGTCATCGTCTACGGCGTCAACTCGATTTACTTTGATATGGAACCAAACCAGTCTCAACCGATTGGGGGGCTTCGACAAGATTTCGGTCATTTAGGGACCGGATTTATTGGCCCCAGCGGCCCCTATTCTGTACCGTACATCGTGATCATCGCCATTGCGGTGGCGTTCCTTGTCTGGGTGGTTTTCAATAAGACGAGGCTCGGGAAAAATATGTATGCGATCGGAGGAAACATTCAGGCAGCTACGGTTTCCGGCATAAATGTCGCGTGGAATCTCATGATCATCTATGCCATTGCCGGAGGACTCTACGGTTTGGGCGGCGTACTGGAATCTGCGCGAACAGGCGGAGCGACGAATAACTATGGAAATATGTACGAACTGGACGCCATCGCTGCGTGTGTCGTCGGGGGTGTATCGACTTCTGGCGGAATCGGTACCGTTCCTGGCGTCTTAGCGGGTGTTCTGATCTTTGGCGTCATCAACTATGGTCTGACCTTTATCGGGGTCAATCCGTACTGGCAGCTGATCATCAAAGGATTGATCATCGTCGCGGCAGTCGCGTTTGACATCCGCAAGTATTTGGCGAAGAAATAA